From the genome of Corallococcus soli:
CCCTTCATCGCGTGCGGTGGCCAGGGCGTCATCTCCGTGTCCTCCAACGTCGCGCCCCGGATGATGGCGGACCTGGTGGCGGCGGCGCGGGGCGGCGACATCGCGAAGGCGAGAGCGCTCCAGGTGCGGATGAACGCGCTGCACCGGCTGCTCTTCGTGGAGTCCAACCCCATCCCCGTGAAGTGGGCGCTGCACCTGATGGGGATGTTCGGCCCGGAGGTGCGCCTGCCGCTCGTGCCCATGGGCGAGGCGAACGCCGAGAAGTTGAAGGGCGCGCTCCTCCAGCTGGACTTGTTGAAGGGCTGAACGCGGTCTCACGCTGGACCCTCGTCGTCCCTGGAGCACACGCGCCATGATCCGCACCGTCATCACCGGCAGCACCGGCCGCATGGGCAGCACGCTGCTTCGCCTGGCGCGGGATGCGAAGGACCTCCAGGTGGTGGGCGCCACGGTGCGGCCGGGCAGCGCCGCGGCGGGGCAGGACGCGGGGCTCGCGGCCCGGCTGGGCTCGGCGCTGGACGTGCTGCTGATGGACGACCTGGACCGCACGCTGGCGCTGTCGAAGGCGGACGTCGTGGTGGACTTCACGGGCCCCCAGGCCAGCCTCGCCCATGCGAGGACGTGCGCCGAGCGCGGCGTGCCGCTGGTGATGGGCTCCACGGGCTTCTCGCCGGAGGACGACGCCGAGCTGCGCGAGTGCTCGCGGCGGGTGCCCATCGTCGCGGCGCCCAACATGTCCGTGGGCGTGAACCTGGTCATCCGCATGGCCGCGGAGCTGGCGCGCGTGCTGGGGCCCTCGTTCGACGTGGAGGTGCTGGAGGCGCACCACCGCATGAAGAAGGACGCGCCCAGCGGCACCGCGCTCAAGCTGGCGGAGGTGCTCGCGGAGAGCCTGGGGCGCACGCGCGACGACCTCACGTTCGTGCGCGACGGGCAGACGGGGCCCCGTTCGCCGGGTGAGATTGGCGTGCAGGCGCTGCGCGGCGGGGACGTGGTGGGCGAGCACACCGTGTACTTCTTCGGCGAGGGCGAGCGCATCGAGCTCACCCACCGGGCGACGAATCGTGATCAGTTCGCCCTGGGGGCGCTCAGGGCCGCGCGTTGGGTGGCGGGCCGTGCGCCGGGGCTCTATGACATGGCCGACGTGCTCGGCCTCCAGGGGAAGACATGACCGCCCGCTACTGCCGCTTCCAGGTCGATGGCCGCGCCAGCCACGGCCGCGTCGACGGCACCGAGGTGGTGGTGCTCACCGCCGCGCCGTGGGCCGGGGGCAAGGAGACGGGGCTGCGCCGGTCGCTCAAGGGCCTGACGCTGCTGGTGCCGTCGGACGCGTCCAAGGTGGTCTGCATCGGGCAGAACTACCGCAAGCACGCGGAGGAGATGGGCAAGCCCGTCCCCACCGAACCGCTCATCTTCACCAAGCCCTCCACCGCGCTCAACGGCCCGGGCTCGCCCATTCGCATCCCGAAGGCGAGCCAGGAGGTGCACCACGAGGCGGAGCTGGCGCTGCTCATCGGCGAGCGCGTGAAGAACGCCGACGAGGCCACCGCCGCGCGCGCCATCTGGGGCCTCACCGCCTTCAACGACGTCACCGCGCGCGACATCCAGCGCAAGGAGACCCAGCACACCCGCGCCAAGGGCTACGACACCTTCGCCTGCGCGGGCCCGTGGGCCGTGACGGGCCTGTCCCCCGCGGACCTGCGGGTGGTGTGCCGGGTGAACGGACAGGTGCGTCAGGATGGCCGCACGTCCGACATGGTGTTCAGTCCCGCCCGCCTGGTGTCCTTCATCTCCCACATCATGACGCTGCTGCCGGGCGACCTGGTGAGCACGGGCACCCCCTCCGGGGTGGGCGTGCTGGTGGCGGGGGACACGGTGGAGGTGGAGCTGGAGGGAATCGGAACCCTGGTGAACCCGGTTGAGATGGAGCCTTGAGTGCGACCGTCTATGTAGGTCTGGGTTCCAACGAGGGCGACCGCGAGGCCCACCTCGTGGCCGCCCTCTCCGCGATGTCCCGCATCGACGCGGCGGCCGTGCTGGGCTGCTCGTCGCTGTACGACAGCGCCCCGGTGGGCCCCGCGCAGCCGCGCTTCCTCAACGCCGTGGTGGCGCTGGAGTGCGACCTGTCGCCGCAGCGCCTGCTGTGCATCCTGCAGCGCATTGAACAGGACCTGGGCCGCCGCCGCCTCCAGCACTGGGGGCCGCGCACCATCGACCTGGACATCCTCCTGTGGGACGAGGAGGAGCGCTCCGTCGTCGCGGACGCCAACCTCCAGGTGCCCCACCTGGAATTGCACAAGCGCCGCTTCGCGCTGGAACCCCTGTCGGAGCTGGCCCCGCATGCCCGGCACCCCGTCCTGGGCGTGACGGTGCGGGAGCTGCTCTCGAAGCTCGCCCCCCAGGACGTCCGCAAGCGCGAGGCCCTCTGCTGGCCCGACATGGGCGCCCGTTTCCCCGTGCACGAACTATGAGCCTGTCCCTCGCCCTGGCCACGGCCGCGCTGCTCGCGGCCGAGCCCACCCCCCTGCCTCCCGGTCACCCCACCATCCCCCCCGGCACCCAGGCGTCGCCCACCACCGCGCTGCCGGAGGGCCACCCGACGATGCCCGCGAGCGCCCCCGTGGCGCCCGGCACCCCGCTGCCGCAGGGCCACCCGCCGGTGTCGGATGCGAACAAGATGCCGCCGTCGGCCGAGGAGCTGATGAAGCAGCTCGACTCGACGGAGGGCCTGCGCGAGCGGGAGAAGACCTTCGAGATCGCCACGTCGCTGGGCAAGCTCTACTACACGAACGGCCGCAACGCGGAGGCGCTGTCGTACCTGGCGCAGGCGCAGGCCCGTTCGGAGGGCGCGCGCGCGCGGTTCCTCGCGCTGAAGAAGAAGCTGGGCAAGGCGGCCATGCCTGATGCGGCCTCCGCGAACTGCGGCTTCACGCCCGGCCAGACGCTGGACGTGATGGACGCGGCGGTGCAGGCGCGCGCGAAGTCCGGTGACACCGCCGGCGCCGCCGCCTGCGCGCGCACCGCGCTGGAGCCGGTGCTGGACGTGGAGCTGCTGCGCGGCAACGCGCTGTACCTCCAGGGTGACAGCGTGGCCGCGCTCAAGGCCTACGCGCGCGTGCTGGAGGTGGAGCCCCGGCACCCGGAGGCCCTCTTCGGCCAGGGCTCGCTGCTCTTCGAGACGCAGGGTGAGAACCTCCCGGCGCTCAAGACCGCGCGCGAGGGCTTCGACACGCTGGCGGAGACGTTCCCCCAGTCCCCGCGCACGCCCATGGCCCGGGCGCTGAGCCAGCGCATCGAGGAGATGGTGAAGGCCGGCGGGCGCAAGAAGTGGCTCGCGTCGCGCGCCGAGGACCGCCGCGTGCGCCTGGCGCAGGGGCAGGCGCAGGCCGCCGCGATGCCGCCGGACGCGCCCCGCCCGCTGACCCCGGACATGGTGGACGCGGTGAAGAACACGGAGCG
Proteins encoded in this window:
- a CDS encoding fumarylacetoacetate hydrolase family protein, translated to MTARYCRFQVDGRASHGRVDGTEVVVLTAAPWAGGKETGLRRSLKGLTLLVPSDASKVVCIGQNYRKHAEEMGKPVPTEPLIFTKPSTALNGPGSPIRIPKASQEVHHEAELALLIGERVKNADEATAARAIWGLTAFNDVTARDIQRKETQHTRAKGYDTFACAGPWAVTGLSPADLRVVCRVNGQVRQDGRTSDMVFSPARLVSFISHIMTLLPGDLVSTGTPSGVGVLVAGDTVEVELEGIGTLVNPVEMEP
- the dapB gene encoding 4-hydroxy-tetrahydrodipicolinate reductase produces the protein MIRTVITGSTGRMGSTLLRLARDAKDLQVVGATVRPGSAAAGQDAGLAARLGSALDVLLMDDLDRTLALSKADVVVDFTGPQASLAHARTCAERGVPLVMGSTGFSPEDDAELRECSRRVPIVAAPNMSVGVNLVIRMAAELARVLGPSFDVEVLEAHHRMKKDAPSGTALKLAEVLAESLGRTRDDLTFVRDGQTGPRSPGEIGVQALRGGDVVGEHTVYFFGEGERIELTHRATNRDQFALGALRAARWVAGRAPGLYDMADVLGLQGKT
- a CDS encoding tetratricopeptide repeat protein, producing MSLSLALATAALLAAEPTPLPPGHPTIPPGTQASPTTALPEGHPTMPASAPVAPGTPLPQGHPPVSDANKMPPSAEELMKQLDSTEGLREREKTFEIATSLGKLYYTNGRNAEALSYLAQAQARSEGARARFLALKKKLGKAAMPDAASANCGFTPGQTLDVMDAAVQARAKSGDTAGAAACARTALEPVLDVELLRGNALYLQGDSVAALKAYARVLEVEPRHPEALFGQGSLLFETQGENLPALKTAREGFDTLAETFPQSPRTPMARALSQRIEEMVKAGGRKKWLASRAEDRRVRLAQGQAQAAAMPPDAPRPLTPDMVDAVKNTERTPELEAGLAKLVDEGEEHLARGRYQEALANYTRVVPFQPENGRAKAGMAWALVGLGRPMGARVWSVALQGDASAVEKLGDTLLAKGDAKGAKALWEKLSQDAPDYPNKAALQAKLSQ
- the folK gene encoding 2-amino-4-hydroxy-6-hydroxymethyldihydropteridine diphosphokinase, giving the protein MSATVYVGLGSNEGDREAHLVAALSAMSRIDAAAVLGCSSLYDSAPVGPAQPRFLNAVVALECDLSPQRLLCILQRIEQDLGRRRLQHWGPRTIDLDILLWDEEERSVVADANLQVPHLELHKRRFALEPLSELAPHARHPVLGVTVRELLSKLAPQDVRKREALCWPDMGARFPVHEL